One Denticeps clupeoides chromosome 10, fDenClu1.1, whole genome shotgun sequence genomic window carries:
- the LOC114797660 gene encoding 6-phosphofructo-2-kinase/fructose-2,6-bisphosphatase 2-like isoform X4, which translates to MEVKVSSPDYPKQDRESVMEDFLKRIECYKVMYQPLDPDEHDKDLSFIKVINVGQRFLVNRVKDYIQSKIVYYLMNIHVHARSIYLCRHGESHFNVQGSIGGDSELSAHGQEFAKALRAFLEEQCISDLKVWTSQQRRTIQTAEELAVPYEQWKILNEIDAGVCEEMTYENIREIYPEEYALREQDKYHYRYPGGESYQDLVQRLEPVIMELERQGNVLVICHQAVMRCLLAYFWDKSAEDLPYLKCPLHVVLKLTPVAYGCKVDTYHLKVEAVDTHRERPQASKGSGETTLFRRNSFTPLSSQDQVKRPRVPASPLLTSISVPETPEEEDGLIEGQVRFCHLEGQPLICPQLFKHPLPEGHISKLRLTK; encoded by the exons ATG GAGGTGAAGGTCTCTAGTCCAGACTACCCCAAGCAAGACCGCGAGAGTGTGATGGAAGACTTTTTAAAACGGATTGAGTGCTACAAAGTCATGTACCAGCCCTTAGATCCAGATGAGCATGACAA AGACCTGTCCTTCATCAAAGTCATCAACGTGGGCCAGCGCTTCTTGGTGAACCGCGTAAAAGACTACATCCAGAGCAAAATCGTCTACTATCTTATGAACATCCATGTGCATGCACGTTCCATATACCTGTGCCGCCATGGCGAGAGCCACTTCAATGTGCAGGGCTCTATTGGAGGAGATTCAGAGCTCTCTGCACATGGTCAGGAG TTTGCTAAGGCTCTTCGTGCCTTTTTGGAGGAGCAGTGCATATCTGACCTGAAGGTCTGGACCAGTCAGCAGCGGCGCACCATACAGACTGCAGAAGAGTTGGCAGTACCTTACGAGCAGTGGAAGATCCTTAATGAGATTGATGCT GGTGTATGTGAGGAGATGACATATGAGAATATACGTGAAATATATCCAGAGGAATATGCACTGAGGGAACAGGACAAATACCACTACCGGTACCCTGGTGGAGAG TCATACCAGGACTTGGTGCAGCGGTTGGAGCCGGTGATCATGGAGCTGGAGCGTCAGGGAAACGTGCTGGTGATCTGTCACCAGGCTGTCATGCGTTGCCTTCTCGCCTACTTTTGGGACAAAAGTGCAG AGGACCTTCCCTACCTGAAATGTCCGCTGCATGTAGTCCTGAAACTCACTCCTGTGGCCTATG GTTGTAAAGTTGACACCTATCACCTGAAGGTGGAGGCTGTGGACACACATCGAGAGCGGCCTCAG GCGAGTAAAGGATCCGGAGAAACGACCCTATTCCGCAGGAACAGCTTCACTCCCCTTTCCAGCCAAGATCAGGTAAAGCGGCCCCGGGTGCCTGCCAGTCCGTTGCTGACCTCCATCAGCGTTCCTGAGACgccagaggaggaggacggtcTCATAGAAGGCCAAGTAAGATTCTGTCACCTCGAAGGCCAGCCTCTAATCTGCCCACAGTTATTTAAACACCCGCTGCCAGAAGGACACATCTCCAAATTACGTCTCACTAAATGA
- the LOC114797660 gene encoding 6-phosphofructo-2-kinase/fructose-2,6-bisphosphatase 2-like isoform X1 gives MALNQWRNPGHSRTEPRANEKKCSWASHMTNSPTVIVLMGLPARGKTYISKKLTRYLNWIGVPTKVFNLGEYRRGTVRAYKSYDFFRHDNKEAMKIRKQCAINALQDVKLYLSEEGGQIAVFDATNTTRERRDLILHFAHENAYKVFFVESVCDDPDVIAANIMEVKVSSPDYPKQDRESVMEDFLKRIECYKVMYQPLDPDEHDKDLSFIKVINVGQRFLVNRVKDYIQSKIVYYLMNIHVHARSIYLCRHGESHFNVQGSIGGDSELSAHGQEFAKALRAFLEEQCISDLKVWTSQQRRTIQTAEELAVPYEQWKILNEIDAGVCEEMTYENIREIYPEEYALREQDKYHYRYPGGESYQDLVQRLEPVIMELERQGNVLVICHQAVMRCLLAYFWDKSAEDLPYLKCPLHVVLKLTPVAYGCKVDTYHLKVEAVDTHRERPQASKGSGETTLFRRNSFTPLSSQDQVKRPRVPASPLLTSISVPETPEEEDGLIEGQVRFCHLEGQPLICPQLFKHPLPEGHISKLRLTK, from the exons ATGGCATTGAATCAGTGGAGGAACCCAGGACATTCGAGGACGGAGCCACGGGCGAATGAGAAGAAGTGTT CGTGGGCTTCGCACATGACCAACTCGCCCACCGTGATTGTTTTGATGGGCCTTCCTGCCCGAGGAAAGACCTACATTTCCAAAAAGCTTACTCGTTACCTCAACTGGATAGGAGTACCAACAAAGG TGTTTAACCTAGGAGAATACCGGCGTGGGACGGTTCGTGCTTACAAGTCCTATGACTTCTTCAGACACGACAACAAAGAGGCCATGAAAATCAGAAA ACAGTGTGCCATTAATGCTCTGCAGGATGTGAAATTGTACCTGAGCGAGGAAGGTGGCCAGATCGCT GTATTTGATGCCACAAACACCACAAGAGAGCGAAGAGATCTGATTCTACATTTTGCTCATGAAAATGCCTATAAG GTATTTTTTGTGGAGTCAGTGTGTGACGACCCTGACGTTATAGCTGCAAATATCATG GAGGTGAAGGTCTCTAGTCCAGACTACCCCAAGCAAGACCGCGAGAGTGTGATGGAAGACTTTTTAAAACGGATTGAGTGCTACAAAGTCATGTACCAGCCCTTAGATCCAGATGAGCATGACAA AGACCTGTCCTTCATCAAAGTCATCAACGTGGGCCAGCGCTTCTTGGTGAACCGCGTAAAAGACTACATCCAGAGCAAAATCGTCTACTATCTTATGAACATCCATGTGCATGCACGTTCCATATACCTGTGCCGCCATGGCGAGAGCCACTTCAATGTGCAGGGCTCTATTGGAGGAGATTCAGAGCTCTCTGCACATGGTCAGGAG TTTGCTAAGGCTCTTCGTGCCTTTTTGGAGGAGCAGTGCATATCTGACCTGAAGGTCTGGACCAGTCAGCAGCGGCGCACCATACAGACTGCAGAAGAGTTGGCAGTACCTTACGAGCAGTGGAAGATCCTTAATGAGATTGATGCT GGTGTATGTGAGGAGATGACATATGAGAATATACGTGAAATATATCCAGAGGAATATGCACTGAGGGAACAGGACAAATACCACTACCGGTACCCTGGTGGAGAG TCATACCAGGACTTGGTGCAGCGGTTGGAGCCGGTGATCATGGAGCTGGAGCGTCAGGGAAACGTGCTGGTGATCTGTCACCAGGCTGTCATGCGTTGCCTTCTCGCCTACTTTTGGGACAAAAGTGCAG AGGACCTTCCCTACCTGAAATGTCCGCTGCATGTAGTCCTGAAACTCACTCCTGTGGCCTATG GTTGTAAAGTTGACACCTATCACCTGAAGGTGGAGGCTGTGGACACACATCGAGAGCGGCCTCAG GCGAGTAAAGGATCCGGAGAAACGACCCTATTCCGCAGGAACAGCTTCACTCCCCTTTCCAGCCAAGATCAGGTAAAGCGGCCCCGGGTGCCTGCCAGTCCGTTGCTGACCTCCATCAGCGTTCCTGAGACgccagaggaggaggacggtcTCATAGAAGGCCAAGTAAGATTCTGTCACCTCGAAGGCCAGCCTCTAATCTGCCCACAGTTATTTAAACACCCGCTGCCAGAAGGACACATCTCCAAATTACGTCTCACTAAATGA
- the LOC114797660 gene encoding 6-phosphofructo-2-kinase/fructose-2,6-bisphosphatase 2-like isoform X2: MALNQWRNPGHSRTEPRANEKKCSWASHMTNSPTVIVLMGLPARGKTYISKKLTRYLNWIGVPTKVFNLGEYRRGTVRAYKSYDFFRHDNKEAMKIRKQCAINALQDVKLYLSEEGGQIAVFDATNTTRERRDLILHFAHENAYKVFFVESVCDDPDVIAANIMEVKVSSPDYPKQDRESVMEDFLKRIECYKVMYQPLDPDEHDKDLSFIKVINVGQRFLVNRVKDYIQSKIVYYLMNIHVHARSIYLCRHGESHFNVQGSIGGDSELSAHGQEFAKALRAFLEEQCISDLKVWTSQQRRTIQTAEELAVPYEQWKILNEIDAGVCEEMTYENIREIYPEEYALREQDKYHYRYPGGESYQDLVQRLEPVIMELERQGNVLVICHQAVMRCLLAYFWDKSAEDLPYLKCPLHVVLKLTPVAYGCKVDTYHLKVEAVDTHRERPQASKGSGETTLFRRNSFTPLSSQDQVKRPRVPASPLLTSISVPETPEEEDGLIEGQEYFSCFAAGDADVQG, translated from the exons ATGGCATTGAATCAGTGGAGGAACCCAGGACATTCGAGGACGGAGCCACGGGCGAATGAGAAGAAGTGTT CGTGGGCTTCGCACATGACCAACTCGCCCACCGTGATTGTTTTGATGGGCCTTCCTGCCCGAGGAAAGACCTACATTTCCAAAAAGCTTACTCGTTACCTCAACTGGATAGGAGTACCAACAAAGG TGTTTAACCTAGGAGAATACCGGCGTGGGACGGTTCGTGCTTACAAGTCCTATGACTTCTTCAGACACGACAACAAAGAGGCCATGAAAATCAGAAA ACAGTGTGCCATTAATGCTCTGCAGGATGTGAAATTGTACCTGAGCGAGGAAGGTGGCCAGATCGCT GTATTTGATGCCACAAACACCACAAGAGAGCGAAGAGATCTGATTCTACATTTTGCTCATGAAAATGCCTATAAG GTATTTTTTGTGGAGTCAGTGTGTGACGACCCTGACGTTATAGCTGCAAATATCATG GAGGTGAAGGTCTCTAGTCCAGACTACCCCAAGCAAGACCGCGAGAGTGTGATGGAAGACTTTTTAAAACGGATTGAGTGCTACAAAGTCATGTACCAGCCCTTAGATCCAGATGAGCATGACAA AGACCTGTCCTTCATCAAAGTCATCAACGTGGGCCAGCGCTTCTTGGTGAACCGCGTAAAAGACTACATCCAGAGCAAAATCGTCTACTATCTTATGAACATCCATGTGCATGCACGTTCCATATACCTGTGCCGCCATGGCGAGAGCCACTTCAATGTGCAGGGCTCTATTGGAGGAGATTCAGAGCTCTCTGCACATGGTCAGGAG TTTGCTAAGGCTCTTCGTGCCTTTTTGGAGGAGCAGTGCATATCTGACCTGAAGGTCTGGACCAGTCAGCAGCGGCGCACCATACAGACTGCAGAAGAGTTGGCAGTACCTTACGAGCAGTGGAAGATCCTTAATGAGATTGATGCT GGTGTATGTGAGGAGATGACATATGAGAATATACGTGAAATATATCCAGAGGAATATGCACTGAGGGAACAGGACAAATACCACTACCGGTACCCTGGTGGAGAG TCATACCAGGACTTGGTGCAGCGGTTGGAGCCGGTGATCATGGAGCTGGAGCGTCAGGGAAACGTGCTGGTGATCTGTCACCAGGCTGTCATGCGTTGCCTTCTCGCCTACTTTTGGGACAAAAGTGCAG AGGACCTTCCCTACCTGAAATGTCCGCTGCATGTAGTCCTGAAACTCACTCCTGTGGCCTATG GTTGTAAAGTTGACACCTATCACCTGAAGGTGGAGGCTGTGGACACACATCGAGAGCGGCCTCAG GCGAGTAAAGGATCCGGAGAAACGACCCTATTCCGCAGGAACAGCTTCACTCCCCTTTCCAGCCAAGATCAGGTAAAGCGGCCCCGGGTGCCTGCCAGTCCGTTGCTGACCTCCATCAGCGTTCCTGAGACgccagaggaggaggacggtcTCATAGAAGGCCAA gAATATTTCAGTTGTTTTGCTGCAGGGGATGCAGATGTCCAGGGCTGA
- the LOC114797660 gene encoding 6-phosphofructo-2-kinase/fructose-2,6-bisphosphatase 2-like isoform X3 — MALNQWRNPGHSRTEPRANEKKCSWASHMTNSPTVIVLMGLPARGKTYISKKLTRYLNWIGVPTKVFNLGEYRRGTVRAYKSYDFFRHDNKEAMKIRKQCAINALQDVKLYLSEEGGQIAVFDATNTTRERRDLILHFAHENAYKVFFVESVCDDPDVIAANIMEVKVSSPDYPKQDRESVMEDFLKRIECYKVMYQPLDPDEHDKDLSFIKVINVGQRFLVNRVKDYIQSKIVYYLMNIHVHARSIYLCRHGESHFNVQGSIGGDSELSAHGQEFAKALRAFLEEQCISDLKVWTSQQRRTIQTAEELAVPYEQWKILNEIDAGVCEEMTYENIREIYPEEYALREQDKYHYRYPGGESYQDLVQRLEPVIMELERQGNVLVICHQAVMRCLLAYFWDKSAEDLPYLKCPLHVVLKLTPVAYGE, encoded by the exons ATGGCATTGAATCAGTGGAGGAACCCAGGACATTCGAGGACGGAGCCACGGGCGAATGAGAAGAAGTGTT CGTGGGCTTCGCACATGACCAACTCGCCCACCGTGATTGTTTTGATGGGCCTTCCTGCCCGAGGAAAGACCTACATTTCCAAAAAGCTTACTCGTTACCTCAACTGGATAGGAGTACCAACAAAGG TGTTTAACCTAGGAGAATACCGGCGTGGGACGGTTCGTGCTTACAAGTCCTATGACTTCTTCAGACACGACAACAAAGAGGCCATGAAAATCAGAAA ACAGTGTGCCATTAATGCTCTGCAGGATGTGAAATTGTACCTGAGCGAGGAAGGTGGCCAGATCGCT GTATTTGATGCCACAAACACCACAAGAGAGCGAAGAGATCTGATTCTACATTTTGCTCATGAAAATGCCTATAAG GTATTTTTTGTGGAGTCAGTGTGTGACGACCCTGACGTTATAGCTGCAAATATCATG GAGGTGAAGGTCTCTAGTCCAGACTACCCCAAGCAAGACCGCGAGAGTGTGATGGAAGACTTTTTAAAACGGATTGAGTGCTACAAAGTCATGTACCAGCCCTTAGATCCAGATGAGCATGACAA AGACCTGTCCTTCATCAAAGTCATCAACGTGGGCCAGCGCTTCTTGGTGAACCGCGTAAAAGACTACATCCAGAGCAAAATCGTCTACTATCTTATGAACATCCATGTGCATGCACGTTCCATATACCTGTGCCGCCATGGCGAGAGCCACTTCAATGTGCAGGGCTCTATTGGAGGAGATTCAGAGCTCTCTGCACATGGTCAGGAG TTTGCTAAGGCTCTTCGTGCCTTTTTGGAGGAGCAGTGCATATCTGACCTGAAGGTCTGGACCAGTCAGCAGCGGCGCACCATACAGACTGCAGAAGAGTTGGCAGTACCTTACGAGCAGTGGAAGATCCTTAATGAGATTGATGCT GGTGTATGTGAGGAGATGACATATGAGAATATACGTGAAATATATCCAGAGGAATATGCACTGAGGGAACAGGACAAATACCACTACCGGTACCCTGGTGGAGAG TCATACCAGGACTTGGTGCAGCGGTTGGAGCCGGTGATCATGGAGCTGGAGCGTCAGGGAAACGTGCTGGTGATCTGTCACCAGGCTGTCATGCGTTGCCTTCTCGCCTACTTTTGGGACAAAAGTGCAG AGGACCTTCCCTACCTGAAATGTCCGCTGCATGTAGTCCTGAAACTCACTCCTGTGGCCTATG GCGAGTAA
- the LOC114797661 gene encoding GDP-L-fucose synthase-like — protein MDSNNTQSPVRILVTGGSGLLGKAIEHVVTKQGGARDGEEWIFLSSKDANLTDLAQTRAIFEKHRPTHVIHLAAKVGGLYLHMKENLQFWRDNIRINDNVLHTAHEMNINRVVSCLSSCIFPDKTTYPIDETMIHNGPPHESNYGYSYAKRMIDVQNRGYRSQYGRKYTAVIPTNVFGPYDNFNKENGHVLSALINKTHTAKVEGSPLQVWGSGKPLRQFIYSLDIARLIIWVLREYEEVSPIILSVGEDDEISIKEAVEKIAETLEFKGEIVYDTTKSDGQIKKTASNAKLRSLLPDFEFTPFPQALKETCDWFLNNYDIARR, from the exons ATGGATTCAAACAACACGCAGTCACCAGTGCGTATTCTTGTTACTGGTGGCTCGGGTCTCCTCGGAAAAGCCATAGAGCACGTGGTGACGAAGCAGGGCGGTGCTAGAGATGGAGAGGAGTGGATTTTTCTGTCCTCCAAAGATGCCAATCTTAC GGACTTGGCACAAACCCGTGCTATTTTCGAGAAGCACCGGCCAACGCATGTCATCCACTTGGCTGCAAAGGTCGGCGGGCTGTATCTCCACATGAAAGAGAACCTGCAGTTCTGG AGGGACAATATCCGGATCAATGATAATGTTTTGCACACTGCTCACGAAATGAACATCAACAGGGTGGTGTCCTGCCTGTCGAGTTGCATATTTCCTGATAAGACAACTTATCCCATTGACGAGACCATG ATCCACAATGGACCACCACATGAATCTAATTATGGATACTCCTATGCCAAGAGGATGATTGATGTGCAGAACAG GGGATATCGTTCGCAATATGGCCGGAAATACACCGCTGTAATCCCCACCAATGTGTTCGGCCCATACGACAACTTCAACAAGGAAAATGGACACGTGCTGTCTGCGCTGATAAACAAGACTCATACTGCGAAAG TGGAAGGGTCTCCCCTCCAAGTGTGGGGGTCTGGGAAACCACTGCGGCAGTTCATCTACTCACTG GACATAGCCCGGCTCATTATTTGGGTTCTGAGGGAGTATGAAGAAGTAAGCCCCATCATTTTGTCAG TTGGAGAAGATGATGAGATATCAATAAAGGAGGCTGTTGAAAAGATTGCAGAGACCCTGGAGTTTAAGGGGGAAATTGTT TACGATACCACCAAATCAGATGGTCAGATAAAAAAGACGGCCAGCAACGCAAAACTGAGGAGCCTCCTCCCAGATTTTGAGTTCACCCCATTTCCCCAAG ccttgaAGGAAACCTGTGACTGGTTCTTGAACAACTACGACATCGCCAGAAGATAA